Proteins from a single region of Stutzerimonas stutzeri:
- the lysS gene encoding lysine--tRNA ligase: MSEQPLNQHAVQEEENKLIAQRKEKLAAVREQGNAFPNDFRRDRYAGDLQKQYAEKTKEELEAAAVPVKVAGRIMLNRGPFMVLQDMSGRIQVYVNRKTLPAEQVEAVKHFDLGDIIAAEGTLARSGKGDLYVYMSSVRLLTKSLRPLPDKFHGLTDTEQRYRQRYVDLMVNEEVRETFRVRSKIIAHIRKFLAERDFLEVETPMLQTIPGGAAAKPFETHHNALDMPMFLRIAPELYLKRLVVGGFERVFEINRNFRNEGVSTRHNPEFTMLEFYQAYADYEDNMDLTEELFRELAQAVLGSTDVPYGDKVFHFGEPFVRLSVFDSILKFNPEITADDLNDLEKARALAKKAGAKLLGHEGLGKLQVMIFEELVEHKLEQPTFITEYPFEVSPLARRNDRNPNVTDRFELFIGGREIANAYSELNDAEDQAERFHAQVADKDAGDDEAMHFDADFVRALEYGMPPTAGEGIGIDRLVMLLTNSPSIRDVILFPHMRPEL, encoded by the coding sequence ATGAGCGAACAACCGCTGAACCAGCACGCCGTCCAAGAGGAAGAAAACAAGCTGATTGCCCAGCGCAAGGAAAAGCTTGCTGCCGTGCGTGAGCAGGGCAATGCCTTCCCCAATGACTTCCGCCGTGACCGCTATGCAGGCGACCTGCAGAAACAGTACGCCGAGAAGACCAAGGAAGAGCTGGAGGCGGCTGCCGTTCCGGTCAAGGTTGCCGGCCGCATCATGCTCAACCGCGGGCCGTTCATGGTGTTGCAGGACATGAGCGGGCGTATTCAGGTGTATGTCAATCGCAAGACGCTGCCGGCCGAGCAGGTCGAGGCGGTCAAGCACTTCGATCTGGGCGACATCATTGCCGCCGAAGGCACCCTGGCGCGTTCCGGCAAGGGTGACCTCTACGTCTACATGAGCAGCGTGCGCCTGCTGACCAAGTCGCTGCGTCCGCTGCCGGACAAGTTTCACGGCCTGACCGACACCGAGCAGCGCTATCGCCAACGCTACGTCGATCTGATGGTCAACGAGGAAGTTCGCGAGACCTTCCGCGTGCGCTCGAAAATCATCGCGCATATCCGCAAGTTCCTCGCCGAGCGTGACTTCCTCGAAGTGGAAACGCCGATGCTGCAGACCATCCCCGGCGGCGCCGCGGCCAAGCCTTTCGAGACGCACCACAACGCGCTGGACATGCCGATGTTCCTGCGTATCGCCCCTGAGCTTTACCTCAAGCGGCTAGTGGTCGGTGGCTTCGAGCGCGTGTTCGAGATCAACCGTAACTTCCGTAACGAAGGCGTTTCGACCCGGCACAACCCCGAGTTCACCATGCTCGAGTTCTACCAGGCCTATGCTGACTACGAAGACAACATGGACCTGACCGAGGAGCTGTTCCGCGAGTTGGCCCAGGCCGTGCTGGGCAGCACCGACGTGCCCTACGGCGACAAGGTGTTCCATTTCGGTGAGCCGTTCGTACGGCTTTCGGTGTTCGATTCGATCCTCAAGTTCAACCCGGAAATCACCGCGGATGATCTCAACGACCTGGAAAAGGCCCGCGCCCTCGCCAAGAAGGCCGGCGCCAAGCTGCTCGGTCACGAAGGCCTGGGCAAGCTGCAGGTGATGATTTTCGAGGAGCTGGTCGAGCACAAGCTGGAACAGCCGACCTTCATCACCGAGTACCCGTTCGAGGTCTCGCCGCTGGCGCGCCGCAACGATCGCAACCCCAACGTCACCGACCGCTTCGAGCTGTTCATTGGTGGCCGCGAGATTGCCAACGCCTATTCCGAGCTCAACGATGCCGAAGATCAGGCCGAACGCTTCCACGCCCAGGTAGCTGACAAGGACGCCGGTGACGACGAGGCCATGCACTTCGATGCCGACTTCGTGCGTGCGCTGGAGTACGGCATGCCGCCGACCGCCGGCGAGGGTATCGGTATCGACCGCCTGGTGATGCTGCTGACTAACTCGCCTTCGATCCGCGACGTGATCCTCTTCCCGCACATGCGTCCGGAACTCTGA
- the prfB gene encoding peptide chain release factor 2 (programmed frameshift) — protein sequence MEINPILNSIKDLSERTQSIRGYLDYDQKHDRLVEVNRELEDPNVWNKPEYAQSLGRERATLAQIVETIDDLTGSLADSRDLLEMAAEENDEGAVNDIVAEVERLREILEKLEFRRMFSHEMDPNNCYLDIQAGSGGTEAQDWANILLRMYLRWADKRGFTAEIVELSEGEVAGIKGATVHIKGEYAFGWLRTEIGVHRLVRKSPFDSGARRHTSFSAVFVSPEIDDRVEIEINPADLRIDTYRSSGAGGQHVNTTDSAVRITHVPTNTVVACQNERSQHANKDTAMKMLRARLYEQEMQKRNAASQALEDTKSDIGWGHQIRSYVLDDSRIKDLRTGVERSDCNRVLDGDLDQYLEASLKQGL from the exons ATGGAAATCAACCCGATCCTCAACAGCATCAAGGACCTGTCCGAGCGCACCCAGTCAATTCGGGGGTATCTT GACTACGATCAGAAGCATGATCGTCTCGTCGAAGTAAACCGCGAACTCGAAGACCCGAACGTCTGGAACAAGCCCGAATACGCCCAGAGCCTGGGCCGTGAACGCGCTACCCTAGCGCAGATCGTCGAAACCATCGACGACCTGACCGGTAGCCTGGCCGATTCGCGCGACCTGCTGGAAATGGCCGCCGAAGAAAACGACGAAGGCGCCGTGAACGACATCGTGGCCGAAGTCGAGCGCCTGCGCGAAATTCTCGAGAAGCTCGAGTTCCGCCGCATGTTCAGCCACGAGATGGACCCCAACAACTGCTACCTCGATATCCAGGCTGGCTCCGGCGGTACCGAGGCCCAGGACTGGGCCAACATCCTGCTGCGCATGTACCTGCGCTGGGCCGACAAGCGCGGCTTCACTGCCGAGATCGTCGAGCTGTCCGAGGGTGAGGTCGCCGGCATCAAGGGCGCCACCGTACACATCAAGGGCGAATACGCCTTCGGCTGGCTGCGCACCGAGATCGGCGTGCACCGCCTGGTGCGCAAGAGTCCGTTCGACTCCGGCGCCCGTCGCCACACCTCGTTCTCGGCGGTATTCGTATCGCCCGAGATCGACGATAGGGTCGAGATCGAGATCAACCCGGCCGACCTGCGCATCGATACCTACCGCTCCTCCGGTGCCGGTGGTCAGCACGTCAACACCACCGACTCGGCAGTGCGTATCACCCACGTACCGACCAACACCGTAGTGGCCTGTCAGAACGAGCGTTCCCAGCACGCCAACAAGGACACCGCCATGAAAATGCTGCGGGCCCGGTTGTACGAGCAGGAAATGCAAAAGCGCAATGCGGCGTCCCAGGCGCTGGAAGACACCAAGTCCGATATCGGCTGGGGCCATCAGATCCGCTCGTATGTGCTTGATGACTCGCGCATCAAGGATCTGCGCACTGGCGTGGAACGTAGCGACTGCAACAGGGTGCTGGACGGCGACCTCGACCAGTACTTGGAAGCCAGTCTGAAGCAGGGCCTGTAA
- a CDS encoding tellurite resistance TerB family protein, with translation MKTSGLLDQLLKSGQDLLQKQQSGMGGKPGGGGLSDLLSGVGGGSLGKALSGSGNSALAAGAMGLLLGNRKMRKMGGKAVTYGGLAALGVLAYKAYSNWQAQQGGTQQQTPQTIDRLPPAEVEVHSQGILKALVAAAKADGHVDARERQLIEAELGKLADADLQQWLEAELNKPLDPADVASAASTPEMAAEMYLASVLMVDEEHFMERAYLDELARCLQLDPQLKGELESQVRGVSA, from the coding sequence ATGAAAACCAGTGGCCTTCTCGATCAGCTGCTCAAGTCAGGACAGGACCTGCTGCAGAAGCAGCAATCCGGCATGGGCGGCAAACCCGGCGGTGGAGGTTTGAGTGACCTGCTCTCCGGTGTCGGCGGCGGTTCGCTCGGCAAGGCGCTTTCCGGTAGTGGCAACAGCGCGCTGGCCGCCGGTGCCATGGGTCTGCTGCTGGGCAATCGCAAGATGCGCAAGATGGGCGGCAAGGCGGTGACCTACGGTGGGCTGGCGGCACTCGGGGTGCTGGCCTACAAGGCTTACAGCAACTGGCAGGCACAGCAGGGCGGGACGCAGCAGCAGACGCCACAGACCATTGATCGCCTGCCGCCGGCAGAGGTCGAGGTCCACAGCCAGGGCATTCTCAAGGCGCTGGTGGCAGCGGCCAAGGCCGACGGCCATGTCGATGCCCGAGAGCGTCAGCTCATCGAGGCGGAGCTGGGCAAGCTGGCCGATGCTGATCTGCAGCAGTGGCTGGAGGCCGAACTGAACAAGCCGCTGGACCCGGCCGACGTGGCCAGTGCCGCCAGCACCCCGGAGATGGCTGCCGAGATGTACCTGGCCAGCGTACTGATGGTCGACGAGGAGCATTTCATGGAGCGTGCCTACCTCGACGAACTGGCTCGCTGCCTGCAGCTCGATCCGCAACTCAAAGGCGAACTGGAAAGCCAGGTACGTGGTGTCAGTGCCTGA
- a CDS encoding NADH:flavin oxidoreductase/NADH oxidase, with the protein MSQLFQPLSLRQLTLPNRIAVSPMCQYSAKAGMANDWHLVHLGSRAVGGAGLVIVEATAVSPDGRISPEDLGIWSDEHVEPLRRITRFIEAQGSVAGVQLAHAGRKASTWRPWLGKHGSVPIAAGGWTPVGPSAIAFSPEHAVPTALDAAGIAAVVQAFVEAAERSLAAGFKIAEVHAAHGYLLHQFLSPLSNQRQDRYGGSFDNRIRLLLEVTAAVRQVWPEELPLFVRLSATDWVDDGWNADETVELARRLKDVGVDLIDVSSGGTAANADIPVGPGYQTQFAERVRKEAGIATGTVGMITEAVQAEHILRTGQADLILLARELLRDPYWPLHAAEYLRDGAVAWPAQYVRAAHRDTPIRQVPESFD; encoded by the coding sequence ATGTCCCAGCTCTTCCAGCCGCTCAGCCTGCGCCAGCTCACCTTGCCCAACCGCATCGCCGTGTCGCCGATGTGCCAGTACTCGGCCAAGGCCGGAATGGCCAATGACTGGCACCTGGTGCACCTGGGCAGCCGCGCCGTCGGCGGCGCCGGGCTGGTGATCGTCGAGGCGACAGCAGTCAGCCCGGACGGGCGGATCTCGCCGGAAGACCTGGGCATCTGGTCCGACGAGCATGTCGAGCCGCTGCGCCGCATCACCCGCTTCATCGAGGCGCAGGGCTCGGTGGCCGGCGTGCAGCTGGCCCATGCCGGCCGCAAGGCGAGCACCTGGCGGCCCTGGCTCGGCAAGCATGGCAGCGTGCCGATCGCTGCCGGCGGCTGGACGCCGGTGGGGCCGTCCGCCATCGCCTTTTCGCCGGAGCATGCCGTGCCCACTGCGCTGGACGCTGCCGGTATCGCGGCGGTCGTGCAGGCGTTCGTCGAGGCGGCCGAGCGCTCATTGGCTGCCGGTTTCAAGATCGCCGAAGTGCATGCGGCCCATGGCTACCTGCTGCATCAGTTTCTTTCACCGCTCTCCAACCAGCGTCAGGATCGCTATGGCGGCTCGTTCGACAATCGCATCCGTCTGCTGCTGGAGGTCACCGCTGCGGTGCGCCAGGTCTGGCCCGAGGAGTTGCCGCTGTTCGTCCGTCTCTCGGCGACCGACTGGGTCGATGATGGCTGGAATGCAGACGAAACGGTCGAGCTTGCACGGCGGCTCAAGGATGTCGGCGTCGACCTGATCGACGTCTCATCCGGTGGCACTGCGGCCAACGCCGATATTCCGGTCGGGCCGGGCTACCAGACGCAGTTCGCCGAACGCGTGCGCAAGGAGGCGGGTATCGCCACCGGTACGGTCGGGATGATCACCGAGGCGGTGCAGGCCGAACACATCCTGCGTACCGGCCAGGCCGACCTGATCCTGCTCGCCCGCGAACTGCTGCGTGACCCGTACTGGCCGCTGCATGCCGCCGAATACCTGCGCGACGGGGCCGTGGCCTGGCCGGCGCAGTACGTACGTGCCGCCCATCGCGACACGCCGATCCGCCAGGTGCCCGAGTCGTTCGACTAG
- a CDS encoding molybdopterin-dependent oxidoreductase — MSDISVHHRACHLCEAICGLTIQTEGERILSIKGDPLDSFSRGHICPKAVALQDIQNDPDRLRHPMRRCGDEWQAISWEEAYELVAERLAEIRERHGSNAVAIYQGNPSVHNYGLTTHSNYFLGLLKTRNRFSATSVDQLPHHLTSHLMYGHGLLLPVPDIDHTDFMLILGGNPLASNGSIMTVPDVEKRLKAIRARGGKLVVVDPRRSETAAIADQHLFVRPGQDAALLFGLLNTLFEEGLTRASELPLDGIEEVRTAIAAFSAEAMSARCGVPAEQIRQLARDFAAADRAVCYGRMGVSTQAFGTLCQWLVQLINLVTGNLDRVGGALCTEPAVDLVETTKGGHFDAWRSRVSQLPEYGGELPVAALAEEMLEPGEGQVRALITVAGNPVLSTPNGRKLEQALDGLEFMLSVDFYINETTRYADVILPPTAPLEHDHYDATFNLLAVRNVTRFNLPVLPKPEGALHDWEIFIGLAEAYAGRVGVELKPTMPPQQMMDLALRHGPYGDKSERKLSLAALEDYPHGLDLGPLKPNLARRLKTPNKRIQAAPALMLDDLQRFAAQPQAGADELLLIGRRHVRSNNSWMHNYQRLVKGKPRHQLLMHPTDMAARALHDGQRVRVHSRVGVVEVEALASEEMMPGVVSLPHGWGHARPGVQLDIARQQPGASCNDLTDERQLDVSGNAALNGVTVQVSAA; from the coding sequence ATGAGCGACATCAGCGTCCATCACCGTGCCTGTCACCTGTGCGAAGCCATCTGCGGCCTGACCATCCAGACCGAAGGCGAGCGCATCCTTTCGATCAAGGGCGACCCCCTCGACAGCTTCAGCCGCGGCCATATCTGTCCGAAGGCAGTGGCGCTGCAGGACATCCAGAACGACCCCGATCGCCTGCGCCACCCGATGCGCCGCTGCGGCGATGAGTGGCAGGCCATCAGCTGGGAGGAGGCCTACGAACTGGTCGCCGAGCGCCTGGCTGAGATCCGCGAGCGCCACGGTAGTAATGCCGTGGCGATCTACCAAGGCAACCCGAGTGTGCATAACTACGGGCTGACGACCCACAGCAATTACTTCCTCGGTCTGCTGAAGACGCGCAACCGCTTCTCGGCCACGTCGGTCGACCAGCTGCCGCACCACCTGACCAGCCACCTGATGTACGGCCATGGTCTGCTGCTGCCGGTGCCGGACATCGATCACACCGATTTCATGCTGATCCTCGGCGGCAATCCGCTGGCCTCCAATGGCAGCATCATGACCGTGCCCGATGTGGAGAAGCGGCTGAAGGCGATCCGCGCCCGCGGCGGCAAACTGGTGGTGGTCGACCCGCGGCGCAGCGAGACCGCCGCCATCGCCGATCAACATCTGTTCGTGCGCCCCGGACAGGACGCCGCGCTGTTGTTCGGCCTGCTCAACACCCTGTTCGAGGAAGGGCTGACGCGTGCCAGCGAACTGCCGCTGGACGGCATCGAGGAGGTGCGCACGGCGATCGCCGCCTTCAGCGCCGAGGCGATGAGCGCCCGTTGCGGTGTTCCGGCCGAGCAGATCCGCCAGTTGGCGCGGGACTTCGCGGCGGCGGACAGGGCGGTCTGCTACGGACGCATGGGCGTTTCGACCCAGGCCTTCGGCACGCTCTGCCAGTGGCTGGTGCAGCTGATCAACCTGGTCACCGGCAACCTCGACCGGGTCGGCGGCGCGCTGTGCACCGAGCCGGCGGTGGATCTGGTGGAGACCACCAAGGGCGGCCATTTTGACGCCTGGCGTAGTCGGGTGTCGCAACTGCCCGAATATGGCGGCGAGCTACCGGTAGCGGCATTGGCCGAAGAGATGCTCGAGCCTGGGGAGGGGCAGGTGCGTGCGCTGATCACCGTGGCTGGCAACCCGGTGCTTTCCACACCCAACGGGCGCAAGCTGGAGCAGGCGCTGGATGGACTGGAGTTCATGCTCAGCGTGGACTTCTACATCAACGAGACGACCCGCTATGCCGATGTGATCCTGCCGCCGACCGCACCGCTGGAGCACGACCATTACGACGCGACATTCAATCTGCTCGCCGTGCGCAACGTCACCCGCTTCAACCTGCCGGTGCTGCCCAAGCCCGAGGGCGCGCTGCATGACTGGGAAATCTTTATCGGCCTGGCCGAGGCCTACGCTGGGCGGGTGGGCGTCGAGCTCAAGCCGACCATGCCGCCGCAACAGATGATGGACCTGGCGCTGCGCCATGGGCCCTATGGTGACAAGTCCGAGCGCAAGCTGAGCCTGGCAGCGCTGGAGGATTATCCCCACGGGCTGGATCTCGGGCCGCTCAAGCCGAATCTGGCGCGGCGCTTGAAAACGCCGAACAAGCGCATCCAGGCCGCGCCGGCGCTGATGCTGGACGATCTGCAGCGTTTCGCTGCGCAGCCCCAGGCGGGTGCCGACGAGCTATTGCTGATCGGCCGCCGCCACGTGCGCAGCAACAACTCCTGGATGCACAACTACCAGCGCCTGGTGAAGGGTAAGCCGCGTCATCAGTTGCTGATGCACCCAACCGACATGGCGGCGCGGGCGCTGCATGATGGCCAGCGGGTGCGGGTGCATTCGCGGGTCGGCGTGGTCGAGGTGGAGGCGCTGGCCAGCGAGGAGATGATGCCCGGCGTGGTCAGCCTGCCGCACGGCTGGGGCCATGCGCGGCCGGGCGTGCAGCTGGATATCGCGCGGCAGCAGCCTGGCGCGAGTTGCAACGACCTGACCGACGAGCGCCAGCTGGATGTCTCCGGCAACGCGGCGCTGAACGGCGTGACGGTGCAGGTCAGCGCCGCCTGA
- the recJ gene encoding single-stranded-DNA-specific exonuclease RecJ: MRIEPRPLPEQLPNLGELPPLLQRLYAARGVTCAEELDKGLARLIPYRQLKGIDAAVELLVEALEKRQRILFVGDFDADGATASSVGVLGLRQLGAAHVDYLVPNRFEYGYGLTPEIVAVALQREPDLLVTVDNGISSVDGVAAAKAAGLRVLVTDHHLPGHELPAADAIVNPNQPECTFPSKCIAGVGVIFYVLLALRARLRDLGWFARQGWPEPNLAELLDLVALGSVADVVPLDANNRILVHQGLARIRAGRARPGLRAILEVAGRDHRRITSTDLGFILGPRLNAAGRLDDMSLGIECLLCEDEALARDMATQLDELNKDRKAIEQGMQREALAQLKDLPLEDLPFGLCLFEPDWHQGVIGILASRLKDRYHRPTIAFADAGDGLLKGSARSVPGFHIRDALDAVAARHPGLISKFGGHAMAAGLSLPQANFGAFAAAFDAEVRRQLCEEDLTGRLLTDGQLSVEEFHLELARALRNAGPWGQHFPEPMFHGVFQLVQQRIVGERHLKLVLKSECGSLTLDGIAFNVDREIWPNPTVRWAELAYKLDVNEYRGQESVQLMVAHIAPR; encoded by the coding sequence ATGCGTATCGAACCCCGTCCCCTGCCCGAGCAGCTGCCCAACCTCGGCGAGCTGCCGCCGCTGCTGCAGCGCCTCTACGCGGCCCGTGGCGTGACTTGCGCGGAGGAACTGGACAAGGGGTTGGCGCGGTTGATTCCTTATAGGCAGCTCAAGGGCATCGATGCCGCGGTCGAGCTGCTGGTCGAGGCGCTGGAAAAGCGCCAGCGCATCCTGTTCGTCGGCGACTTCGATGCCGACGGCGCCACCGCGAGCAGCGTCGGCGTGCTCGGCCTGCGTCAGCTTGGGGCGGCGCATGTCGATTATCTGGTGCCCAATCGCTTCGAATACGGCTACGGGCTGACGCCCGAAATCGTTGCCGTCGCCTTGCAGCGCGAACCCGACCTGCTGGTGACCGTCGACAACGGCATCTCCAGCGTCGATGGCGTCGCGGCGGCCAAGGCGGCCGGGTTGCGGGTGCTGGTCACCGACCATCACCTGCCCGGTCACGAGCTGCCGGCGGCCGATGCCATCGTCAATCCCAACCAGCCGGAATGTACCTTCCCGAGCAAGTGCATCGCGGGTGTCGGGGTGATCTTCTACGTGCTGCTGGCCCTGCGCGCACGGCTGCGTGACCTCGGCTGGTTCGCCCGTCAGGGCTGGCCCGAGCCGAACCTGGCCGAGCTGCTCGATCTGGTGGCGCTGGGCAGTGTCGCCGACGTGGTGCCGCTGGACGCCAACAACCGCATTCTGGTCCACCAGGGCCTGGCGCGAATTCGCGCTGGGCGGGCTCGGCCGGGGCTGCGGGCGATTCTCGAGGTTGCCGGGCGCGATCATCGGCGCATCACCTCCACCGACCTTGGCTTCATCCTCGGCCCTCGATTGAACGCGGCCGGTCGGCTGGATGACATGTCGCTGGGCATCGAATGCCTGCTCTGCGAGGACGAGGCGCTGGCGCGCGACATGGCGACCCAGCTCGACGAACTGAACAAGGATCGCAAGGCCATCGAGCAGGGCATGCAACGCGAGGCGCTGGCGCAGCTCAAGGATCTGCCACTGGAGGACCTGCCGTTCGGCCTGTGCCTGTTCGAGCCGGACTGGCACCAGGGCGTGATCGGCATCCTCGCCTCGCGCCTCAAGGACCGCTACCACCGCCCGACCATCGCGTTCGCCGATGCTGGCGACGGGCTGCTCAAAGGGTCGGCGCGCTCGGTGCCGGGGTTTCATATCCGCGATGCGCTGGACGCGGTCGCCGCCAGGCATCCCGGCCTGATCAGCAAGTTCGGCGGGCACGCCATGGCGGCCGGGCTGTCGCTGCCACAAGCGAACTTCGGCGCCTTCGCCGCGGCCTTCGATGCCGAAGTGCGCCGCCAGCTGTGCGAGGAGGATCTCACCGGTCGGCTACTCACCGACGGCCAGCTCAGCGTCGAGGAATTCCATCTGGAGCTGGCGCGTGCGCTGCGCAACGCCGGGCCCTGGGGCCAGCATTTTCCCGAGCCGATGTTCCATGGCGTGTTCCAGCTGGTGCAGCAACGTATCGTCGGCGAGCGCCATCTCAAGCTTGTGCTCAAGAGCGAATGCGGATCGCTGACGCTGGACGGCATCGCCTTCAACGTCGACCGCGAGATCTGGCCGAACCCGACGGTGCGCTGGGCGGAGCTGGCCTACAAACTGGACGTCAACGAGTATCGCGGCCAGGAAAGCGTGCAGCTGATGGTGGCCCACATCGCCCCGCGCTGA
- a CDS encoding winged helix DNA-binding protein, whose product MVDAKSPRPLRSSIVASAHLAEQSQELSELEYGIIVASAALMRWMERCMQACGTVEMNALDVMVLHNLTSRGRAKRQADICLLLNVEDTHTVTYALKKLGKLGLVEGAKQGKEMFYRTTDKGRALCQEYADIRRECLIASFENLNIDPDEIHRLAGMLRAMSGLYDQAARAATSL is encoded by the coding sequence ATGGTTGACGCCAAAAGCCCCCGTCCGTTGCGATCTTCGATCGTCGCTTCGGCGCACCTCGCCGAGCAGTCCCAGGAACTGTCCGAGCTCGAGTACGGAATCATCGTCGCCAGCGCCGCGTTGATGCGCTGGATGGAGCGTTGCATGCAGGCCTGCGGCACGGTGGAGATGAACGCGCTGGACGTCATGGTGCTGCACAACCTCACCAGTCGCGGGCGCGCCAAGCGACAGGCGGACATCTGCCTGCTGCTCAACGTGGAAGACACGCACACCGTGACCTACGCGCTGAAGAAGCTCGGCAAACTCGGCCTGGTGGAAGGCGCGAAGCAGGGCAAAGAGATGTTCTATCGAACTACCGACAAGGGCCGCGCGCTCTGCCAGGAATACGCCGACATCCGCCGCGAATGCCTGATCGCCTCGTTCGAGAACCTCAATATCGATCCCGATGAGATTCACCGCCTGGCCGGCATGTTGCGCGCCATGTCGGGGCTGTACGACCAGGCCGCTCGCGCCGCCACCTCCCTGTAA
- a CDS encoding 5-oxoprolinase subunit PxpA has translation MSRLLLNCDIGESFGAWTMGLDAEVMPFIDCANVACGFHASDPQIMRRTVALAREHDVRIGAHPAYPDLVGFGRRSMACSPAEVENMLLYQIGALDGICRAEGTQVRYVKPHGALYNDMMRQPDLLRAVMSAIKAYSTNLPLMLMSTRDNSTSRALAEEMGITLWFEVFADRAYDAAGMLVSRSLPGAVHHDADTVADQALRLAKGEPLTASDGSALILQANTLCVHGDNAGSVAAVQRIRQALQALPA, from the coding sequence GTGAGTCGTCTCTTACTCAATTGCGATATAGGGGAAAGCTTCGGCGCCTGGACCATGGGCCTGGATGCCGAGGTGATGCCGTTCATCGATTGCGCCAATGTCGCCTGCGGCTTCCATGCGTCCGATCCGCAGATCATGCGGCGCACAGTGGCGTTGGCACGCGAACATGATGTGCGCATTGGCGCCCATCCGGCCTATCCGGATCTGGTCGGCTTCGGTCGGCGCTCCATGGCCTGCAGCCCGGCAGAAGTGGAGAACATGCTGCTCTATCAGATCGGCGCACTCGACGGCATCTGCCGCGCCGAAGGCACGCAGGTTCGCTACGTCAAACCCCACGGTGCGCTGTACAACGACATGATGCGCCAGCCCGACCTGCTGCGCGCGGTCATGAGCGCCATCAAGGCCTACAGCACCAATCTGCCGCTGATGCTGATGTCCACCCGCGACAACAGCACGAGCCGGGCGCTGGCGGAAGAAATGGGCATCACCCTGTGGTTTGAAGTGTTCGCCGACCGCGCCTACGACGCCGCCGGCATGCTTGTTTCGCGCAGCCTGCCAGGCGCCGTCCACCACGATGCAGATACCGTTGCCGACCAAGCGCTGCGCCTGGCCAAGGGTGAACCCCTGACAGCGAGCGATGGCAGTGCGCTGATTCTGCAGGCCAATACCCTCTGCGTGCACGGTGACAACGCCGGCTCGGTCGCCGCCGTCCAGCGCATCCGTCAGGCGCTGCAGGCGCTTCCCGCATGA
- the pxpB gene encoding 5-oxoprolinase subunit PxpB, with translation MKPRIEVVGVDSLLLRLFDQIDEDNMPWMLAATQRVRDAFGGALIDLVPSYTTLLVHYDLTRLNDQQARQHLHQVLEGLQPTAAESARQHDIPVWYDPSVGPELQALGERSGLGVAGVIEQHSAHIYQVFALGFAPGFAFLGLVDERLASPRLATPRKQVPAGSLGIADRQTAIYPLVSPGGWNLIGRSPVRLFDRELDGYSLWQPGDRVRFVPIERAEFIRLGGNDSPFQETAA, from the coding sequence ATGAAGCCACGGATCGAAGTGGTCGGCGTCGACAGCCTGTTGCTGCGCCTGTTCGATCAGATCGACGAGGACAATATGCCGTGGATGCTTGCCGCCACTCAGCGTGTGCGGGATGCGTTCGGCGGTGCCCTCATCGATCTCGTGCCCTCCTACACCACGCTGCTGGTGCATTACGACCTGACCCGGCTGAACGATCAGCAGGCCCGCCAGCATCTCCATCAGGTACTTGAAGGTCTTCAGCCGACCGCTGCCGAAAGTGCTCGCCAGCACGATATACCGGTGTGGTACGACCCGAGCGTCGGCCCGGAACTGCAAGCGCTGGGCGAGCGCAGCGGCCTCGGTGTTGCCGGCGTGATCGAGCAACACAGCGCGCATATCTATCAGGTATTCGCATTGGGCTTTGCACCGGGCTTCGCCTTTCTCGGACTGGTGGACGAACGTCTGGCAAGCCCGCGCCTGGCCACACCACGCAAGCAGGTGCCGGCCGGAAGCCTGGGCATCGCCGATCGGCAGACCGCCATATATCCGTTGGTATCGCCGGGTGGCTGGAACCTGATCGGTCGCAGCCCGGTTCGCCTGTTCGACCGCGAGCTCGACGGCTATAGCCTGTGGCAACCAGGCGACCGGGTGCGCTTCGTGCCCATCGAGCGCGCCGAATTCATCCGCTTGGGCGGCAACGACAGCCCTTTCCAGGAGACTGCCGCATGA